A DNA window from Pseudarthrobacter sp. W1I19 contains the following coding sequences:
- a CDS encoding NUDIX hydrolase: MPGTHEATHVVKVSDAPSPRRLLSTEKVYEGRIWDVVSDTFQLQDSGEALTRDYIDHPGAVAILPMNSDGEVLLLKQYRHPVGMDLWEIPAGLLDVEGEDFQVGAARELAEEADLAAGTWNVLADVFNSPGSSSEAIRIYLARELTEVPHHERHERTDEEAEIEFHWINLDDAVESVLAGRLHNPSAVVGILAAAAARADGFTGLRPADAPWPEHPSQR; the protein is encoded by the coding sequence ATGCCCGGTACACACGAAGCCACCCATGTAGTAAAGGTTTCGGATGCACCGAGCCCGCGCCGTCTTTTGTCCACTGAGAAGGTCTACGAAGGCCGGATCTGGGATGTAGTCAGCGATACCTTCCAGCTGCAGGACAGCGGCGAGGCACTCACCAGGGACTACATTGACCACCCCGGCGCCGTTGCTATCCTCCCCATGAACAGCGACGGCGAGGTCCTCCTCCTCAAGCAATACCGGCACCCCGTGGGCATGGATCTGTGGGAGATCCCGGCCGGGCTGCTGGACGTGGAGGGCGAGGACTTCCAGGTGGGCGCGGCCCGCGAACTCGCCGAAGAGGCGGACCTTGCCGCCGGCACATGGAACGTCCTGGCCGACGTCTTCAACTCACCGGGTTCCTCCAGTGAGGCCATTCGAATCTACCTGGCCCGTGAACTCACCGAGGTTCCGCACCATGAGCGCCACGAGCGGACGGACGAGGAAGCCGAAATCGAGTTCCACTGGATCAACCTGGATGACGCCGTGGAGTCCGTGCTGGCCGGCCGCCTGCACAACCCGTCCGCCGTCGTCGGGATCCTTGCCGCGGCTGCCGCCCGCGCTGACGGATTTACCGG